A portion of the Trichocoleus sp. genome contains these proteins:
- a CDS encoding metal ABC transporter permease, with the protein MSLQAELTRVIELFQLPFMQRALLGGILTGIMGGLLGSFTILRQLSFFSDALGHSALLGISIGFLLGLNPSFVLLPFAVVFALAVSYLLERTRLWTDALLNIIYSSSLAIAIITLSFVGQYKGGLNNLLFGDILAVREFDLILSGLLLIVCLMFVGLTLRTQMLLTLHEPLAIARGVAVSIHRTMFIVLLSLFVGISIKAIGVLLVSAFVVIPACAARLLSHNFTHYVVVSAGLGALSAVFGMVISAGFNLPSGPSIVSTQLVIFLFAMTLPRFSALVHQN; encoded by the coding sequence ATGTCACTTCAAGCAGAACTGACCCGCGTTATCGAACTCTTTCAACTGCCTTTTATGCAACGGGCACTTCTGGGCGGTATTCTAACTGGAATCATGGGAGGGCTTTTAGGCAGTTTTACCATTCTGCGACAGTTATCGTTTTTCAGTGATGCGCTGGGACATTCTGCCTTGCTTGGTATCAGCATTGGCTTTCTACTAGGGCTAAATCCCTCGTTTGTGCTGCTACCCTTCGCGGTTGTTTTCGCTTTAGCCGTATCTTACCTGCTGGAACGCACTCGCCTATGGACAGACGCACTGCTGAATATTATTTATTCTTCCTCTTTGGCGATCGCCATCATTACTCTCAGCTTTGTTGGGCAGTACAAAGGCGGGCTAAATAACCTGCTGTTTGGTGACATCTTGGCAGTCCGAGAATTTGACTTAATCTTGAGTGGGTTGTTGCTCATCGTCTGTCTCATGTTCGTTGGATTAACCCTGCGAACGCAGATGTTGCTGACGCTGCATGAACCATTGGCGATCGCCCGTGGAGTCGCAGTATCCATTCACCGAACGATGTTTATTGTGTTGCTGTCGTTGTTCGTTGGAATTTCAATTAAGGCGATCGGTGTTTTGTTAGTCAGTGCGTTTGTGGTAATCCCAGCCTGTGCAGCTCGGCTACTCAGTCACAACTTTACCCACTATGTCGTTGTGTCAGCAGGGTTAGGAGCTTTGAGTGCCGTATTTGGAATGGTAATTTCAGCCGGATTCAATTTACCATCCGGTCCTAGTATTGTTTCAACCCAGTTAGTCATCTTTCTATTTGCGATGACATTGCCTCGTTTTTCTGCATTGGTTCACCAGAATTGA
- a CDS encoding Fur family transcriptional regulator has protein sequence MKRNSHFQKSHSHPVQSLPRLTRQQQAVLSALEQQPDPISAQALYRLLQEQQAIGLATVYRALETLKLNGLALSRAGTNGELLYSPVEQDKHYLTCLQCGQSFPLETCPVQELEAQLQHSASFKIYYHTLEFFGVCFPCQMQLG, from the coding sequence GTGAAACGGAACTCCCACTTTCAGAAAAGCCACTCTCATCCCGTACAATCCTTGCCTCGCCTAACTCGGCAGCAACAAGCCGTATTGTCTGCACTGGAGCAACAGCCTGATCCAATTTCGGCTCAAGCTTTATACCGTCTGTTGCAAGAACAGCAGGCGATCGGGCTGGCGACGGTTTACCGCGCCTTAGAAACCTTGAAGTTAAACGGACTGGCTCTGAGTCGTGCCGGGACAAATGGAGAGCTTCTCTACAGCCCGGTGGAGCAAGATAAACACTACTTAACGTGCTTGCAGTGTGGTCAGTCGTTTCCGTTGGAAACCTGCCCAGTTCAAGAACTAGAGGCACAGTTGCAGCATTCTGCCTCATTCAAAATCTACTATCACACCCTGGAATTCTTTGGCGTTTGTTTCCCCTGCCAAATGCAACTGGGTTGA
- a CDS encoding zinc ABC transporter substrate-binding protein — protein MSPSESSTLDKSVLQASNTSPLQHPVPPVTHRPRRLRPIRVMRMTDLTTHQSNGIVSRLSIAVISAIALSLGSCASNAPSSNSASQAQSPTAATTDELQVVTTFLPITQFTKAVAGDRAEVTQLLPTNVGPHDYQAKPEDAQRLAKADVLVQNGLEMEEFLEDLVKNAGNANLKVIDSSQSVQTITTESIEGEAHDHNHEHGANERAEAEHGHDHGKYNPHIWLDPKRAIQQVENIRDGLIAADPAGKDVYTANAAAYIQKLRDLDIETSQLLQPYAGKTFVAFHDFAPYFAASYNLKANFLVDVPEENPSPDDVKRVIDTVQATNLKTLLTEPQGGQDAFAALANDLNVRVSTFDPMETGGPEALQPDYYLTTMRSNVQALVTAFTGQSTQSFLPLWSTQPIALVPQPVGIRF, from the coding sequence ATGTCACCTTCTGAGTCTTCTACGTTGGACAAATCAGTTCTTCAAGCTAGCAATACCAGTCCACTCCAACATCCTGTTCCTCCAGTGACTCATCGTCCTCGTCGCTTGCGTCCTATAAGGGTGATGCGGATGACCGATCTGACAACACATCAATCGAATGGAATTGTGAGTCGATTGTCTATTGCCGTGATATCTGCGATCGCCCTAAGCTTGGGAAGTTGTGCATCGAATGCACCCTCATCCAACTCGGCTTCGCAAGCACAATCGCCGACTGCCGCAACAACTGATGAGTTGCAAGTGGTGACAACGTTTTTACCGATCACTCAATTTACAAAAGCCGTGGCGGGCGATCGGGCAGAAGTGACCCAACTGTTACCCACCAATGTCGGTCCCCATGATTATCAAGCAAAGCCGGAAGATGCTCAGAGATTAGCGAAAGCTGATGTGTTGGTGCAGAACGGGCTAGAGATGGAGGAATTTCTGGAGGATCTTGTTAAAAATGCTGGGAATGCCAACCTGAAGGTGATTGATTCCAGTCAGAGTGTGCAGACGATTACGACGGAGTCGATTGAAGGGGAAGCTCATGACCATAACCATGAGCATGGCGCAAATGAAAGAGCGGAAGCCGAACACGGACATGATCATGGAAAATACAATCCCCATATCTGGCTTGATCCAAAGCGGGCAATTCAACAGGTAGAAAACATTCGGGATGGACTGATTGCGGCTGATCCAGCAGGGAAAGACGTTTATACCGCCAATGCAGCCGCCTACATTCAGAAGTTACGGGATCTAGATATAGAAACCAGCCAACTGCTGCAACCCTATGCCGGAAAGACGTTTGTTGCCTTTCACGACTTCGCCCCCTACTTTGCGGCGAGTTACAACTTAAAAGCTAATTTTCTGGTGGATGTACCTGAAGAAAACCCATCTCCAGATGATGTGAAACGGGTGATAGATACCGTGCAGGCGACCAATTTGAAGACGCTCTTGACTGAACCCCAGGGTGGGCAGGATGCCTTTGCAGCCCTGGCAAACGATTTGAATGTGCGAGTCAGCACGTTTGACCCCATGGAAACAGGAGGACCTGAAGCACTACAACCTGACTATTACCTGACCACGATGCGGAGCAACGTGCAAGCCCTGGTGACTGCATTTACAGGACAATCCACCCAATCCTTCCTGCCTCTCTGGTCAACTCAACCGATCGCACTTGTACCCCAACCAGTTGGGATCAGGTTTTAG
- a CDS encoding metal ABC transporter ATP-binding protein: MSLQDIVLSVEHLTVHRETFAAVQDVSFSLAAGTDTAIVGPNGAGKTTLVQAILGILPRQAGHVCILGQPLSRRGFLSPPIRQQIAYLPQNFLFDRRIPMTVEELVGLGWDKLGIQLPWKNHRKRCHAVREALTRVEADHLRHHLISGLSGGETKRVLLAYCLVRPRRLLILDEAPAGLDIRGESDFYRLLYQLKREQGWAILQISHDLDMVRRQCDRVLCMNRTLLCQGIPEIALSPDNLSATYGSEFVRYHHSH, from the coding sequence GTGAGTTTGCAAGACATTGTGTTATCAGTCGAACATCTCACGGTTCATCGGGAAACCTTTGCAGCCGTGCAAGATGTTTCGTTCTCTCTGGCAGCAGGAACTGATACGGCGATCGTCGGTCCCAACGGAGCGGGGAAAACAACACTTGTACAGGCGATTCTGGGCATTCTGCCCCGGCAGGCAGGACATGTTTGCATCCTGGGACAACCTCTGTCTAGACGAGGTTTTCTTTCACCTCCCATTCGTCAACAGATTGCCTATCTGCCGCAAAACTTTCTGTTCGATCGCCGCATTCCGATGACAGTTGAGGAGTTAGTCGGGTTGGGGTGGGATAAGCTGGGCATTCAACTACCCTGGAAAAACCACAGAAAACGCTGTCATGCCGTGCGAGAAGCACTCACCAGAGTTGAAGCAGACCATCTCCGCCATCACTTGATTAGTGGATTATCTGGTGGCGAAACAAAGCGCGTCCTTCTGGCATACTGCCTGGTTCGTCCACGCCGTTTGTTGATCCTGGATGAAGCACCTGCCGGACTGGATATACGCGGAGAATCAGACTTCTATCGATTGTTATACCAGCTCAAGCGAGAGCAAGGCTGGGCAATTTTGCAGATTTCTCACGACCTGGATATGGTGCGACGACAGTGCGATCGCGTCCTTTGTATGAATCGCACTCTGCTCTGCCAGGGAATTCCAGAGATTGCCCTTTCACCCGATAACCTCTCTGCTACCTATGGTTCAGAGTTTGTTCGCTATCACCATTCCCACTAA